Proteins encoded in a region of the Vicia villosa cultivar HV-30 ecotype Madison, WI linkage group LG5, Vvil1.0, whole genome shotgun sequence genome:
- the LOC131607435 gene encoding uncharacterized protein LOC131607435: MSTPILLPPPPPPLLPLEVTQLPPLDVTQQAYTTHSSQGSVGPVIAVLAVITVLGIIAGMIGRLCSGRRVMGYGEYDVESWIETKCSSCIGSRTAPPPPPSSPPPVNEPDAAEDSQEIKEDQQSQQ, encoded by the coding sequence ATGTCCACACCAATTCTGCTaccgccaccaccaccaccactacTACCCTTAGAGGTAACCCAATTACCACCCTTAGATGTAACCCAACAGGCATACACAACCCATTCTAGTCAAGGGTCGGTCGGACCCGTCATTGCGGTTCTTGCAGTCATCACTGTTCTGGGTATCATTGCAGGTATGATTGGTAGGCTTTGTTCCGGTCGCCGGGTCATGGGCTATGGCGAATACGACGTTGAATCATGGATAGAAACCAAATGCTCTTCTTGTATCGGCAGCAGAACAGCCCCTCCTCCACCACCATCATCTCCTCCGCCAGTGAATGAACCTGATGCTGCTGAGGATTCTCAAGAGATAAAAGAAGATCAACAGTCACAACAATAA
- the LOC131605510 gene encoding uncharacterized protein LOC131605510, whose amino-acid sequence MNEQSAKANSYHVTAFDRFNRTFSVRETIDHNEGLPRQQYRVLLDDHWCDCGKFQAFCMPCSHVITTCAFAHRDALSLLSPIYKAETLLQVYSVEFPVVAKEDYWPQYDGEVVWHNDTMRRNKKGRPNSIHIQTEMDVHDKMERKCSICRQLGHGKKKCPSRGTTSSHV is encoded by the coding sequence atgaatgaacaatctGCCAAGGCCAACAGTTATCATGTAACTGCTTTCGATCGATTTAACCGCACCTTCAGTGTtcgagaaacaattgaccacaatgaaggATTGCCGAGACAACAATATCGGGTTCTACTAGATGatcattggtgcgactgtggtaAGTTTCAAGCATTTtgtatgccttgctcccatgtcataaCAACATGTGCATTTGCGCACCGAGACGCATTATCGCTATTATCTCCAATTTACAAGGCTGAGACATTGCTACAAGTATACAGTGTAGAATTTCCAGTAGTGgcaaaggaggattactggcctcaGTATGATGGGGAGGTAGTATGGCATAATGACACGATGCGACGAAATAAAAAGGGTCGCCCCAACAGTATTCACATTCAAACTGAGATGGACGTGCatgacaaaatggaaagaaaatgcagcatttgtcgtcaACTAGGGCACGGTAAAAAGAAATGTCCTAGCCGTGGAACAACCTCATCACATGTTTAA